In Marinobacter sp. M3C, the genomic stretch CCGCTGGCCCTGTTGGAGGTGCAATGGTTTTTCTAAAGATTTCGCGCCGGCCAATGGCCGCAGCCGTGCTCGCTCTAATGGTCTGGGGTGTAAGCTTCTTTCTGCATTTTTTCTGGGAAATGGCACAAGTACCGTTTTTCCTTGGTATGGCCGAAGCGCGTCACTGGGACGTAGTCTGGCTCTGTACACGTGCGACCCTCGGAGACGCGAATATAGCCTTTGGCGCTTACACGATGGCGGCATGTGTATCCCGGGATTGGTTCTGGGTGGCGAAATCCTGGAGCCGGTCGACTCTGTTGGTCTATCTCTGCGTCGGACTGATCGTGACAATCGTTTTTGAGTATTGGGCAACCGGAGACGGGCAGCGGTGGAGCTACAACGAACAAATGCCCGAACTTGCTGTGACCGGCACAGGAATATTGCCGCTCGCCCAGTGGGTAGTCTTGCCAATGTTGCTGGCCTATTCCACAAGATGGATGTTTCTTGGGTGGTTGGTTTCGAAGCGCATCGGCGTCTTCCACGCGAAGACCGACGGGGCAGCTGATGATCCCCGTCAGTCATCTCGACGGAATCCAGGTGGAGGTGATAATGGGACGAGTCGTGAAAATGTCCGTGATTTTCAGCAAATTCAATCAAAGACAGGCTTTGGGACGCCTGGTGAACATTCTGATCCGAGGCCCACGCACCGCGAAAAAGGATCAATAATAATAGTGCAATGACTATCTAAATTGCTGCTCTTATTCTATGAAACCAGGGTTAAAGTCACGCGTAACTGTGAATGGCTAATCGCCGGTGTTGTGCTTTCGCAATTGTAGTTGTTGAGCCCAAACTTCTCGGTCGAAAACTGAGTGATGATTGGTGTGGGATCATAAAAAAACTGTTAACAATATTTATCAATGAGTTAGTTAATTCACACGCTATCTGGAACCCTCCGATAAATCGAGTTTCCGGCCCGAAAGTTACCATCTTTATTGTTTATCATGGCAGATTCAAAGCGATAGAATGCGGCCTATACAGTCGTGTTTCGATTATTTCGACGGGTAATATCCCAAGTCTGGCATTGTCTCGATGTGGACTAATTTACTTTATTAGTCTACCATGGGAAATGGCATGATTAAGCCGTACCAAGGGATAACATCACCATGATGGCAGCAGAAAAGAAATCTCAGGCCGACCTGAACCGCATGAGCGTTAAGGGCTTGAAAGCGGTTATGAATATTCTGGAAAAATGGGGGTGCTCGCCTGAGCAGACGCAGGCCATTCTCAGGCTCCCGCGAGCAACGTTCTACCGATACCGCAGTAACCCTGATAAAGCCAAACTGGACGCTGACCAACTGACGCGACTGAGCTATCTGCTGAATATTCACCAAGCTTTGCGCATCGTGTTTGAGAACAAGGACAACGTGTACCAATTTATGAGCAAGAAGAACCACAACCCTTTTTTCAATGGCAGAGCGCCGTTAGCCGTTATCGAGACTGGCGATTTTGGGGCTCTTTATGAAACCTACAAGCGAATCGATACGCTTCGCGGAGGACTTTGGTAATGGGTATCGCGCTGCCAGCGACGATACTAACGAACCAGAAGGGTTACCGGTTGGTCAACTCCAGACTGCCCACCATACAACTGTTCGATGACGTGGCAAACGCGGAAGACTTTGAGGATCTTTACGATCTGCAAGCCCTTACCAACCCCAGACTTACAACTCAGGTAGGCAAACTGGCCTATATCAACACTCAGGATATGCCTTGGGGCATACCTGGCTGCTCCTATGCTGTTGCGCCTTTCACTCACGTTTCACCGAATGGAAGCCGTTTCAGCAATGGTGATTACGGCATGTTGTATCTTGCCGATACGATGGATACCGCCATCAAGGAAGTTGCCTATCACCAGCAGGCCTATATTTCTAACGTTGAAGGACTGGCGTTTGACCGACTAATTTTCCGGGGTTTGTCATGCGTTTTTTCGGGCGACCCGATTCACGATGGAACCACGGTCGAGCAAAGCCATCCGATCTATGATCCTGGCTCCTACACGGATTCGCGGGCAATGGGAGCAAAGTT encodes the following:
- a CDS encoding MbcA/ParS/Xre antitoxin family protein, with the translated sequence MMAAEKKSQADLNRMSVKGLKAVMNILEKWGCSPEQTQAILRLPRATFYRYRSNPDKAKLDADQLTRLSYLLNIHQALRIVFENKDNVYQFMSKKNHNPFFNGRAPLAVIETGDFGALYETYKRIDTLRGGLW
- a CDS encoding RES family NAD+ phosphorylase codes for the protein MGIALPATILTNQKGYRLVNSRLPTIQLFDDVANAEDFEDLYDLQALTNPRLTTQVGKLAYINTQDMPWGIPGCSYAVAPFTHVSPNGSRFSNGDYGMLYLADTMDTAIKEVAYHQQAYISNVEGLAFDRLIFRGLSCVFSGDPIHDGTTVEQSHPIYDPGSYTDSRAMGAKLRADGSEGVQYWSVRAPGQTCWGLFTPKNVASIVQTTHFEFIIDGRSIVDIRKLSNPDEYFQEVS